In Flavobacterium okayamense, a single window of DNA contains:
- a CDS encoding choice-of-anchor D domain-containing protein, with product MKLRLLFLTFLFSALSWGQIYQHDFGTTSITAHPYIVAPGIFDANLSNSSWVNSTGSWVSFAGSAGQAISLSNSFGTPTITLTFDVAPTYQVDVTSFSFWRRRSNTGAQNWSMTVNGINVGSGAVPTTGADTGNLVVASPVTGLSGTVTVVISLSGASGTGTFRLDDFTLNGSVYSGASTYSVTYDGNGNDSGSVPTDGNAYNSGDSVTVLGNTGSLGLTGYTFNGWNTAADGSGTSYVASDTFNITANTTLYAQWLNTSPPVITSSLTDTGIVGVAYTYDIVATNSPTSYSATGLPAGLSINTTTGQITGAVATAGVYNVTISATNAYGTDTETLVITITTGPCGSESFTNSNATASYSNGSFVGDNGVTWTYVQSRDENGDANGSGINGSALMLRRVADNSSVTSSTLTTGIQDFSVTLYKGFTGAGNRQVELFVNGVSQGTSTPFDDFLPHVFTVNNINISGNVIIEIRNITANQVIVDDIQWTCYNVNNEIDVLGNSVSIVDGDTTPSLTDDTDFGTTLVGVDVSHTFTITNAGPDDLSISGITITGVDAADFYVSIPPGTTVTSGGSTTFEITFNSATVGISNATVNIANNDSDENPYTFDITGEVITCTPTTSVSSISPASGPVGTVVTINGSGLTTATSVHFGAYSASFTIISDTVIEAIVPANATTGNIIIQDASACDLSYSSFTVIVQDNSTCDPTSNGITDLFISEVTDASSGSLSYIQIFNGTGVTVDMTDYSVLIRNNGSGTGDDIPLTGTLVSGGTFVLATSVGTACAVPGGDGTYADQNDVSSGVNNNDCIHLDKLGTIIDTWGVCDGSSWINALGLGSQGYDFKRNPTATPIPSTTFVSTDWTIVDFNSCSDNYDLINTYQGIRTPPSATTLGATYGASCTSASVSVTGTEAVAGGAPLTYQWYFSAPGDTGWTMVSNGGVYSGATTDTLNISDITGLEEYQYYCQVMEDTATCFIASAAVQIGGGASTTWNGTSWSNGVPNSGMLAIIDGDYDTAIDGSFSCCSLLVNATYTLDIQAVDYVEIQYNLTVNGTLNVWDDGSLVQVDDSGVNVGNINYERITTGAALDYVYWSSPVDGVNTPGTGYVFSWNPVLANPNAGWGYWVFSTNTSMASGVGYIMRDVFSRNFTGVPRNGVIQPSIARANYTGADFLGNNNVTITRFDDNWNLIGNPYPSAISALDFLTLNTNIEGAVRIWTHGTTPSTSISDPVYDDFVYNYTVNDYIVYNGTGTVSGPGGFNGFIAGGQSFMVNMNDGAAASETLTFNNSMRNIGHNNEQFYKQASSNKVAVDQEKHRIWLDLANTQNNSTRTLVGYVENATNDKDRLYDAITNAQSNEMSIYSIINNERMLIQGRVLPFDDQDKVQIGVKIPVPGVYTIGLSALDGLFAGSQDIYLEDKELNIIYDLKQMPYSFISNSGEFKNRFVLRYTNQLLNTNEVVDVNDITIATLQDGFTISSLYENIKSVTIHNVLGQILYQKQNVNSNNITISNLIKNNQALLVKITLDNNKEITKKVIY from the coding sequence ATGAAATTAAGATTACTGTTTTTAACTTTTTTATTTTCAGCTCTTTCTTGGGGGCAAATTTATCAACATGATTTTGGTACAACTTCAATTACGGCACATCCTTATATAGTTGCACCTGGTATTTTTGATGCTAATCTTTCAAATTCTTCATGGGTAAATAGTACCGGGTCTTGGGTTTCTTTTGCAGGAAGTGCTGGTCAAGCTATTTCTTTAAGCAATTCTTTTGGGACACCAACTATTACTTTAACTTTTGATGTTGCACCAACTTACCAAGTTGATGTAACAAGTTTTAGTTTTTGGAGAAGAAGAAGTAATACTGGAGCACAAAATTGGTCAATGACTGTAAATGGGATTAATGTTGGTTCTGGGGCTGTTCCAACAACAGGAGCAGATACAGGAAATTTAGTTGTTGCAAGCCCTGTGACTGGTTTATCAGGAACAGTAACTGTTGTAATTTCTTTAAGTGGAGCTTCTGGCACAGGGACTTTTAGGCTAGATGACTTTACATTAAATGGTTCTGTTTATTCTGGTGCATCAACTTATTCAGTAACTTATGATGGAAATGGAAATGATTCTGGTTCTGTTCCAACAGATGGAAATGCATATAATTCTGGTGATTCAGTAACAGTTTTAGGAAATACAGGTAGTTTAGGTTTAACAGGTTATACGTTTAATGGTTGGAATACTGCTGCAGATGGAAGTGGAACTTCTTATGTGGCGAGTGATACTTTTAACATTACAGCCAATACAACTTTATATGCACAGTGGTTAAATACTTCGCCACCAGTTATTACAAGTTCTTTAACGGATACTGGTATTGTTGGGGTGGCTTATACTTATGATATTGTTGCAACAAATTCACCTACAAGTTATAGTGCAACAGGTTTGCCTGCAGGGTTGTCAATAAATACAACAACGGGTCAAATCACAGGAGCTGTTGCAACAGCTGGAGTTTACAATGTTACAATTTCAGCAACTAATGCTTATGGTACAGATACAGAAACTTTGGTAATTACAATTACTACTGGGCCTTGTGGAAGTGAAAGTTTTACAAATTCAAACGCAACAGCGTCATATTCTAACGGGTCATTTGTTGGTGATAATGGTGTTACTTGGACATATGTACAATCAAGAGATGAAAATGGTGATGCTAATGGTTCTGGAATAAATGGAAGTGCATTAATGTTAAGAAGAGTTGCTGATAATAGTAGTGTAACTTCTTCTACACTTACCACAGGAATACAAGATTTTAGCGTTACTCTATATAAAGGTTTTACTGGTGCTGGAAACAGACAAGTTGAGCTTTTTGTAAACGGTGTTTCTCAAGGTACATCTACTCCATTTGATGATTTTCTTCCACACGTTTTTACAGTAAATAACATTAATATTTCTGGAAATGTAATTATTGAGATTAGAAATATAACTGCTAACCAGGTTATTGTTGATGATATTCAATGGACATGTTATAATGTAAATAATGAGATAGATGTCTTAGGAAATAGTGTTTCAATTGTAGATGGAGATACAACTCCTTCGTTAACAGATGATACCGATTTTGGAACAACGCTTGTAGGAGTAGATGTTTCGCATACATTTACGATTACAAATGCAGGGCCAGATGATTTAAGTATTTCTGGTATAACAATTACAGGTGTTGATGCTGCTGATTTCTATGTGTCTATTCCTCCGGGAACAACTGTAACATCTGGAGGTTCAACAACTTTTGAAATAACTTTTAATTCAGCTACAGTAGGAATTAGTAATGCTACAGTTAATATAGCAAATAATGATAGTGATGAAAATCCTTATACTTTTGATATTACGGGTGAAGTTATTACTTGTACGCCTACAACATCTGTAAGCTCAATATCTCCAGCTTCTGGTCCTGTTGGAACAGTTGTTACAATAAACGGTAGTGGTTTAACAACAGCTACTTCAGTTCATTTTGGAGCGTATTCAGCTTCATTTACAATTATTTCAGATACTGTTATTGAAGCAATTGTACCTGCTAATGCAACGACTGGTAATATAATAATTCAAGATGCAAGTGCATGTGATTTGTCATATTCTTCTTTTACTGTAATTGTTCAAGATAATTCAACATGTGATCCAACATCAAATGGGATTACAGATTTATTTATTTCAGAAGTAACAGATGCTTCATCGGGTTCTTTAAGTTATATTCAAATCTTTAATGGAACTGGTGTTACTGTTGATATGACAGACTATTCGGTACTAATTAGAAATAATGGAAGTGGAACAGGTGATGATATTCCATTAACAGGCACATTAGTTAGTGGAGGAACTTTTGTTTTAGCGACTAGTGTTGGTACAGCGTGTGCAGTTCCTGGTGGAGATGGGACATATGCCGATCAAAATGATGTTTCAAGTGGTGTTAATAATAATGATTGTATTCACTTAGATAAATTAGGTACAATTATAGACACATGGGGAGTTTGTGACGGTTCTTCTTGGATTAATGCTTTAGGTTTGGGGTCACAAGGGTATGATTTTAAAAGAAACCCAACCGCAACACCAATTCCTTCTACTACTTTCGTGTCAACTGATTGGACAATCGTTGATTTTAATAGTTGTAGCGATAATTATGATTTAATTAATACTTATCAAGGAATTAGAACACCTCCATCAGCTACTACTTTGGGAGCTACCTATGGTGCTTCATGTACTTCAGCATCAGTAAGTGTTACTGGGACTGAAGCTGTCGCAGGTGGTGCACCATTAACGTATCAATGGTATTTTAGTGCTCCTGGTGATACAGGTTGGACAATGGTTTCAAATGGTGGTGTGTACTCTGGTGCAACTACTGATACATTAAATATTTCAGATATTACAGGTTTAGAAGAATACCAGTATTATTGTCAAGTAATGGAAGATACTGCTACTTGTTTTATTGCATCAGCTGCTGTGCAAATTGGTGGAGGAGCATCAACAACTTGGAATGGTACTTCTTGGTCTAATGGTGTTCCAAACTCTGGAATGTTAGCAATAATTGATGGAGATTATGATACAGCAATTGATGGAAGTTTTTCTTGTTGTAGTTTATTAGTAAACGCAACTTATACTTTAGATATTCAGGCAGTTGATTATGTTGAAATACAGTATAACTTAACTGTAAATGGAACGCTTAATGTATGGGATGATGGTTCATTGGTGCAAGTTGATGATAGTGGAGTTAACGTAGGAAATATTAATTATGAAAGAATTACAACTGGTGCAGCTTTAGATTATGTATATTGGTCTTCACCTGTTGATGGAGTTAACACTCCTGGAACTGGTTATGTTTTTTCTTGGAATCCTGTTTTAGCTAATCCAAACGCAGGTTGGGGTTATTGGGTGTTTTCTACAAATACTTCAATGGCTTCTGGTGTTGGTTATATTATGCGAGATGTATTTTCAAGAAACTTTACAGGGGTTCCTAGAAATGGAGTTATTCAACCATCAATTGCAAGAGCTAATTATACTGGAGCTGATTTCCTAGGAAATAATAATGTTACAATTACAAGATTTGACGACAACTGGAATTTAATTGGTAATCCCTATCCATCAGCAATTAGTGCGTTAGACTTTTTAACATTAAATACCAATATAGAAGGAGCGGTAAGAATTTGGACACATGGTACTACACCATCAACTTCAATATCTGATCCCGTTTACGATGATTTTGTTTATAACTACACAGTTAATGATTATATTGTATATAATGGTACCGGTACAGTAAGTGGTCCTGGAGGATTTAATGGTTTTATTGCGGGTGGGCAGAGTTTTATGGTTAACATGAATGATGGAGCAGCGGCTTCTGAAACTTTAACGTTTAATAATTCAATGAGAAATATTGGTCATAATAATGAGCAATTTTACAAACAAGCAAGCAGCAATAAAGTTGCTGTTGACCAGGAGAAACATAGAATTTGGTTAGACTTAGCAAATACACAAAATAATTCTACAAGAACTTTAGTTGGGTATGTGGAAAATGCAACAAACGATAAAGACAGATTGTACGATGCAATTACAAATGCGCAATCTAATGAAATGAGTATTTATTCTATAATAAATAACGAAAGAATGTTAATTCAAGGTAGAGTTTTACCTTTTGATGATCAAGATAAAGTACAAATTGGAGTTAAAATTCCTGTGCCTGGAGTTTATACGATAGGATTAAGTGCTTTGGATGGTTTATTTGCAGGTTCTCAAGATATTTATTTAGAAGACAAAGAATTAAATATTATATATGACTTAAAACAAATGCCATATAGTTTTATTTCTAATTCTGGAGAGTTTAAAAATAGATTTGTTTTAAGATATACTAACCAATTACTTAATACTAATGAAGTAGTTGATGTGAATGATATTACAATTGCAACTTTACAAGATGGATTTACAATAAGTTCTCTTTATGAAAATATTAAATCAGTAACTATTCATAATGTATTAGGTCAGATTTTATATCAAAAACAAAATGTTAATTCTAATAACATTACTATTTCAAATTTAATAAAGAATAATCAGGCTTTACTTGTAAAAATAACTTTAGATAATAATAAAGAAATTACTAAAAAAGTAATTTATTAA
- a CDS encoding reprolysin-like metallopeptidase, translating to MKRTLLCLVALFSVLISFGQKENAWREVEKPRLGSEGKIRRSSLPIDYKLFEFDYQNFVNDLTNVPKRGQFFGQSNVIVSIPSPTGELVDYRIIEASTFEEALQQQHPNIRSFAGKAVNDPGSVIRFSVSPFNGLNAIVRNSNGSTYVIDPYSMDYKTFIVFDRAKRGDSTGKLVCTTEEAVREFGRNIEGENTSVLRNADDGLLRVFQMAQSCTGEYANYFGASTAGTAADEAIVLAAFNATYTRCNAIFEMDFNSTMQLIANTTAVIYYNPATDPYSDSAQMGNWNTQLGNTLQSVIGNANYDIGHLFGADGGGGNAGCIGCVCSADNSKGRGITSPADAIPEGDFFDVDYVAHEIGHQMGGNHTFSFSTENNSVNMEPGSGVTIMGYAGITGATDVAAHSIPIFHAGTIQQVTNNIKTKDCGGADSGFCLQTINIGNAVPNPSAPATKTLPIGTAFKLTGTATDADANDILSYCWEQVDDATTVGAAASYPSGTKTNGANFRSYLPKNNGTRYFPRLEDHVANGVAGNQWEIVPTINRTLNFRMTVRDNRPGGGTNESVNTAVTFTTSAGPFLVTSQNTTGINYTQGSTQTVTWSVNNTTSLAGSNNVNIKLSTDGGKTFPITLAANTPNDGTQTVTIPNVSAPFCRILIEPTGNDYYAINTNDFAIGYTVNDVCQTYTRTLTTGNVITAQNPLAYQAWALNIPDNVIITDVNVSTNITHSRRNQLYTAMQSPNGTFVALFQTGGCNNASANLVGTWDDQSGTASGSCNFGAGTMQPVGSLATLNGESSQGNWIFAAADVNADTRDGVLNSFSFEICYKELIETPNACGVITTTWNGSSWSNGVPLRNVQAIFNGSYSSSSDLEACSVIINSGANVVFNPNHTLIVGNEVTVNGTGTLTIENNAALRQINGSVSNTGNIIVKRSSSPMIRLDYTAWSSPVSGQQLQAFSPNTVSTRFYEYLYTGTTTPTAYQSVTPTNNFSAAKGYMIRSANNWSSVTPAVFNGQFSGVPFNGDYSVEAGIGYNLFGNPYASPIDADRFLLDNETLVGALYFWTNTTPASGGVYPQNNFASYTTLGGTAAFASAKVPNGIIQNGQGFFVRSFDFGLVNFSNDQRVNASASTQFFKSSSSSIDVEKHRIWLNLNDDNTSYNQILVGYMNGASNGVDNLIDAKVLDGSKPMVYNLLNDEAYVIQGKGLPFDDNDIIPLGLQVLESGNYSLSIEQVDGLFASQEIYLKDKETNIIHDLKQGDYQFTTQSGNYKERFELVFKSGTLSADDVFENTISVYANNSGIQINSSEKLDQIIVFDVLGRKLFEASQIQESNFTIQSILSTNQALIVKVKDVNGNTKTQKIIY from the coding sequence ATGAAAAGAACACTACTATGTTTGGTTGCACTTTTTTCGGTTTTAATTTCTTTTGGACAGAAAGAAAATGCATGGAGAGAGGTTGAAAAACCTAGATTAGGTTCAGAAGGCAAAATAAGACGTTCTTCTTTGCCAATCGATTATAAATTATTTGAATTTGATTATCAAAATTTTGTCAATGATTTGACAAATGTGCCTAAAAGAGGTCAGTTTTTCGGTCAATCAAATGTAATTGTATCAATTCCTTCTCCTACAGGAGAATTAGTAGATTACAGAATTATCGAAGCATCAACATTTGAAGAGGCGCTTCAACAACAACACCCTAACATTAGATCTTTTGCAGGAAAAGCAGTTAATGACCCAGGATCTGTCATTAGATTTAGTGTTTCTCCTTTCAATGGCTTAAATGCTATTGTTAGAAACAGTAATGGCTCTACTTATGTTATTGATCCTTATTCAATGGATTATAAAACGTTTATTGTTTTTGATAGAGCAAAAAGAGGAGATTCTACTGGGAAATTAGTTTGTACTACTGAAGAAGCAGTAAGAGAGTTTGGAAGAAATATTGAAGGAGAAAATACTTCAGTTCTTAGAAATGCTGATGATGGTTTACTAAGAGTTTTTCAAATGGCACAATCTTGTACAGGTGAGTATGCTAATTATTTTGGTGCTTCTACTGCTGGTACAGCAGCTGATGAGGCAATTGTTTTAGCAGCTTTCAATGCTACTTATACAAGATGTAATGCAATTTTTGAAATGGATTTTAACTCAACTATGCAATTAATTGCTAACACTACTGCTGTTATTTATTATAATCCAGCAACAGATCCATATTCAGATTCTGCTCAAATGGGTAACTGGAATACACAATTAGGGAATACATTACAGAGTGTTATAGGTAACGCTAATTATGATATTGGTCACCTATTTGGCGCTGATGGTGGAGGTGGAAATGCAGGTTGTATAGGTTGTGTATGTTCAGCTGATAATTCAAAGGGTAGAGGTATTACTTCTCCAGCTGATGCAATCCCTGAAGGAGATTTCTTTGATGTTGATTACGTAGCACATGAAATTGGCCACCAAATGGGAGGTAATCACACTTTTTCATTTAGTACAGAGAACAATTCAGTTAATATGGAACCTGGTTCAGGTGTAACAATTATGGGTTATGCTGGTATTACTGGTGCAACTGATGTTGCAGCACATTCTATTCCTATTTTTCATGCAGGAACTATACAACAAGTAACAAACAATATTAAAACAAAAGATTGTGGTGGCGCTGATTCAGGTTTTTGTTTGCAAACAATAAATATTGGAAATGCAGTTCCAAATCCATCGGCTCCAGCAACAAAAACTTTGCCAATAGGAACGGCTTTTAAGTTAACTGGAACTGCAACTGATGCTGATGCAAATGATATATTATCATATTGTTGGGAGCAGGTTGATGATGCTACAACAGTAGGTGCAGCAGCCTCTTATCCTTCAGGAACAAAAACTAATGGAGCAAACTTTAGATCATATTTACCTAAAAATAATGGTACAAGATATTTTCCTAGATTAGAAGACCACGTTGCAAATGGAGTTGCTGGAAATCAGTGGGAAATTGTTCCAACAATTAATAGAACTTTAAATTTTAGAATGACCGTTAGAGATAACAGACCTGGAGGGGGTACAAATGAGAGCGTGAACACAGCTGTAACTTTTACAACTTCTGCAGGACCTTTCTTAGTTACATCTCAAAACACTACTGGAATTAATTATACTCAAGGATCAACACAAACAGTTACTTGGTCAGTTAATAACACTACTTCGCTTGCAGGTTCAAATAATGTTAATATTAAATTATCAACAGATGGTGGAAAAACTTTTCCAATAACATTAGCAGCAAATACACCAAATGATGGAACTCAAACGGTAACCATTCCTAATGTTTCTGCGCCGTTTTGTAGAATTTTAATAGAGCCTACAGGGAATGATTATTATGCAATAAATACAAATGATTTTGCAATTGGTTATACTGTTAATGATGTTTGTCAAACCTATACTAGAACATTGACTACTGGTAATGTTATTACTGCTCAAAATCCTTTAGCATATCAGGCATGGGCATTAAATATTCCAGATAATGTTATTATTACAGATGTAAATGTATCAACAAACATAACACATTCAAGAAGAAATCAATTATATACGGCAATGCAGAGTCCTAATGGAACTTTTGTAGCTTTATTTCAAACAGGTGGATGTAATAATGCATCAGCAAACTTAGTAGGAACTTGGGATGATCAATCAGGTACTGCTTCTGGAAGTTGTAATTTTGGAGCGGGAACGATGCAACCAGTAGGAAGTTTAGCAACTTTAAATGGAGAATCTTCACAAGGAAACTGGATTTTTGCTGCAGCGGATGTAAATGCTGACACTAGAGATGGGGTTTTAAACAGTTTTTCTTTTGAGATTTGCTATAAAGAATTGATTGAAACACCAAATGCATGCGGCGTAATTACAACAACTTGGAATGGTTCTTCTTGGTCTAATGGAGTTCCTTTAAGAAATGTACAAGCAATTTTTAATGGAAGCTATTCTTCTTCATCTGATTTAGAAGCATGTTCTGTTATTATTAATTCTGGGGCTAATGTTGTTTTCAATCCAAATCATACTTTAATTGTTGGAAATGAAGTAACAGTTAACGGTACCGGTACTTTAACAATAGAGAATAATGCTGCACTACGTCAAATTAATGGATCTGTGTCAAATACTGGAAATATAATTGTTAAACGTTCTTCATCTCCGATGATTCGTTTAGATTACACAGCTTGGTCTTCTCCGGTATCTGGGCAACAGTTACAAGCGTTTTCGCCAAATACAGTGTCAACTCGTTTTTATGAGTATTTATATACTGGCACAACAACACCTACAGCTTATCAATCTGTAACTCCAACTAATAATTTCTCAGCTGCAAAAGGATATATGATCCGCTCTGCAAATAACTGGTCAAGTGTTACTCCTGCTGTATTTAATGGTCAGTTTTCTGGAGTTCCTTTTAATGGAGATTATTCAGTTGAAGCAGGAATAGGTTATAACTTATTTGGAAACCCTTATGCTTCTCCAATAGACGCAGATAGATTTTTACTAGACAACGAAACACTAGTTGGAGCATTATATTTTTGGACAAATACAACACCTGCAAGTGGAGGTGTTTATCCTCAAAATAACTTTGCATCATATACAACTTTAGGTGGTACAGCAGCATTTGCAAGTGCAAAAGTCCCTAATGGAATTATTCAAAATGGTCAAGGGTTTTTTGTAAGATCATTTGATTTTGGATTAGTTAATTTTTCAAACGATCAAAGGGTTAATGCCTCAGCAAGCACACAATTCTTTAAATCATCGTCTAGCTCAATAGATGTTGAGAAACATAGAATTTGGTTAAACTTAAATGATGATAATACATCATATAATCAAATCTTAGTTGGATATATGAATGGAGCTTCTAATGGTGTTGACAATTTAATCGACGCAAAAGTTTTAGATGGTTCTAAACCAATGGTATATAATCTTTTAAATGATGAAGCTTATGTAATTCAAGGTAAAGGATTACCATTCGATGATAATGATATAATTCCTTTAGGATTACAAGTATTAGAAAGCGGAAATTACTCATTAAGTATTGAACAAGTTGATGGATTATTTGCTTCGCAAGAAATCTACTTAAAAGATAAAGAAACAAACATTATTCATGATTTAAAACAAGGAGATTATCAATTTACAACTCAATCAGGTAATTATAAAGAAAGATTTGAATTAGTATTCAAATCAGGGACTTTATCTGCAGATGATGTTTTTGAAAATACAATTTCTGTTTATGCTAATAATTCTGGAATTCAAATTAATTCTTCAGAAAAATTAGATCAAATCATTGTATTTGATGTACTTGGAAGAAAACTTTTTGAAGCTTCTCAAATTCAAGAATCTAACTTTACAATTCAATCAATTCTTTCAACGAATCAAGCATTGATTGTTAAAGTAAAAGATGTTAACGGTAACACAAAAACACAAAAAATAATTTACTAA